The Coffea arabica cultivar ET-39 chromosome 9e, Coffea Arabica ET-39 HiFi, whole genome shotgun sequence genome has a window encoding:
- the LOC113708944 gene encoding E3 ubiquitin-protein ligase WAV3 isoform X1, which translates to MVGGGGGGASRKLKKAAKKILSQTCASFSWTTTSNTSTNQTSHVNVLPDTPSNALHVSSDSPCCYLFKPAITSPRPICSNGTSDQAVSTTNTTISASKSICTICLDPLNCSSGSNPCPAIFTAQCSHAFHFACISSNVCHGSMTCPICRAHWTQLPRNLDSHCSLQSNQSDPILQILDDSIASFRVHRRSFLLSAHYDDDDPVEPDHASDHQRLHISLLPFHLAHPDIHLCAHTNSGVSVGHSRDISLQHQLTSPSHLMVQSSLVPAEHPATAGQYPFACTSTRAYLCVRLEHQPATDLVLVASPNGPHLRLMKQAMALVIFSLRAVDRLAIVTYSSAAARMFPLKRMTSYGKRTALQVIDRLFHTGPANPIVGLKKGVKVLSDRVYRNPESCILHLSDGPTRSYHSFSTEVPVRIYRFHVGFGFGTLNGFVMHEFEEFLARMLGGAIKEIRLKIKEDARVIKLGELRGGEERRIPLILRKCGHVCVEYSYVDSGIDECSKTGEIVVGIPDQSERNDGLDSVASMGGRTSSAESWDYHDSFMARRWAKHLHGNRPLYPTIYSS; encoded by the exons ATGgtgggaggaggaggaggaggagcatCTCGGAAATTGAAGAAGGCCGCCAAGAAGATACTTTCCCAAACATGCGCCTCCTTTTCCTGGACCACCACTTCTAATACCAGTACAAACCAAACCTCCCATGTCAATGTCCTCCCCGACACCCCGTCCAATGCTCTCCAT GTATCTTCCGATTCACCCTGCTGCTACCTTTTTAAGCCCGCAATTACCTCTCCGCGCCCAATCTGCTCCAATGGGACCTCAGACCAAGCAGTTTCCACCACCAACACTACTATTTCTGCTAGTAAG AGCATTTGTACGATCTGTCTGGATCCTTTGAATTGCAGCTCAGGCAGCAACCCGTGCCCAGCTATATTCACCGCACAATGCTCTCATGCATTTCACTTTGCCTGCATCTCTTCCAATGTTTGCCATGGTAGCATGACCTGCCCAATTTGCCGTGCCCATTGGACACAGCTTCCTCGTAATTTAGATTCACATTGCTCCCTCCAAAGCAACCAGTCTGATCCCATTCTCCAGATCCTTGATGACTCTATCGCTAGTTTTCGGGTTCACAGACGCTCCTTTCTACTCTCTGCTCACTATGATGACGATGATCCAGTAGAGCCTGACCATGCATCAGACCATCAGCGTCTCCACATCTCTTTGTTACCTTTCCATCTAGCTCATCCTGACATTCACTTGTGCGCACATACGAATTCTGGGGTTAGTGTAGGTCATTCTCGTGATATTTCATTACAGCATCAATTGACTAGTCCCTCACATTTGATGGTACAATCATCACTTGTACCAGCAGAGCATCCTGCCACAGCTGGACAGTACCCTTTTGCTTGTACTTCAACAAGAGCTTATCTTTGTGTAAGATTAGAACATCAACCAGCAACTGATTTGGTCTTAGTTGCCAGCCCCAACGGGCCACACCTGAGGCTTATGAAACAAGCCATGGCATTGGTGATCTTCTCACTGCGAGCCGTGGACCGTTTGGCCATTGTCACCTACTCTTCTGCGGCTGCACGTATGTTTCCCCTCAAGCGCATGACTTCCTATGGGAAAAGAACAGCATTACAAGTCATTGATCGGCTTTTTCATACAGGACCTGCAAATCCAATTGTAGGCCTAAAGAAAGGGGTGAAAGTACTCAGTGATCGTGTCTACAGAAACCCGGAGTCTTGTATTCTGCACCTCTCGGATGGTCCGACCAGGTCCTACCATAGCTTCAGCACAGAAGTTCCCGTGAGAATATATCGCTTTCATGTAGGGTTCGGTTTCGGCACTTTGAATGGATTTGTCATGCACGAGTTTGAGGAATTTCTTGCCAGAATGTTGGGCGGGGCAATCAAGGAGATACGGCTAAAAATCAAGGAGGATGCTCGGGTTATAAAGCTTGGAGAACTAAGGGGTGGTGAAGAAAGAAGGATACCACTAATATTGCGAAAATGTGGGCATGTCTGCGTGGAATATAGCTACGTTGACAGTGGAATTGATGAATGCAGCAAGACTGGGGAAATTGTAGTCGGGATTCCAGATCAAAGTGAAAGGAATGACGGCTTAGATTCTGTTGCGAGCATGGGTGGGAGGACAAGCAGTGCGGAGAGCTGGGACTACCATGACTCTTTCATGGCTAGAAGATGGGCCAAGCATTTGCACGGAAACAGGCCACTGTATCCTACCATATATTCATCATAG
- the LOC113708944 gene encoding E3 ubiquitin-protein ligase WAV3 isoform X2: MVGGGGGGASRKLKKAAKKILSQTCASFSWTTTSNTSTNQTSHVNVLPDTPSNALHSICTICLDPLNCSSGSNPCPAIFTAQCSHAFHFACISSNVCHGSMTCPICRAHWTQLPRNLDSHCSLQSNQSDPILQILDDSIASFRVHRRSFLLSAHYDDDDPVEPDHASDHQRLHISLLPFHLAHPDIHLCAHTNSGVSVGHSRDISLQHQLTSPSHLMVQSSLVPAEHPATAGQYPFACTSTRAYLCVRLEHQPATDLVLVASPNGPHLRLMKQAMALVIFSLRAVDRLAIVTYSSAAARMFPLKRMTSYGKRTALQVIDRLFHTGPANPIVGLKKGVKVLSDRVYRNPESCILHLSDGPTRSYHSFSTEVPVRIYRFHVGFGFGTLNGFVMHEFEEFLARMLGGAIKEIRLKIKEDARVIKLGELRGGEERRIPLILRKCGHVCVEYSYVDSGIDECSKTGEIVVGIPDQSERNDGLDSVASMGGRTSSAESWDYHDSFMARRWAKHLHGNRPLYPTIYSS; the protein is encoded by the exons ATGgtgggaggaggaggaggaggagcatCTCGGAAATTGAAGAAGGCCGCCAAGAAGATACTTTCCCAAACATGCGCCTCCTTTTCCTGGACCACCACTTCTAATACCAGTACAAACCAAACCTCCCATGTCAATGTCCTCCCCGACACCCCGTCCAATGCTCTCCAT AGCATTTGTACGATCTGTCTGGATCCTTTGAATTGCAGCTCAGGCAGCAACCCGTGCCCAGCTATATTCACCGCACAATGCTCTCATGCATTTCACTTTGCCTGCATCTCTTCCAATGTTTGCCATGGTAGCATGACCTGCCCAATTTGCCGTGCCCATTGGACACAGCTTCCTCGTAATTTAGATTCACATTGCTCCCTCCAAAGCAACCAGTCTGATCCCATTCTCCAGATCCTTGATGACTCTATCGCTAGTTTTCGGGTTCACAGACGCTCCTTTCTACTCTCTGCTCACTATGATGACGATGATCCAGTAGAGCCTGACCATGCATCAGACCATCAGCGTCTCCACATCTCTTTGTTACCTTTCCATCTAGCTCATCCTGACATTCACTTGTGCGCACATACGAATTCTGGGGTTAGTGTAGGTCATTCTCGTGATATTTCATTACAGCATCAATTGACTAGTCCCTCACATTTGATGGTACAATCATCACTTGTACCAGCAGAGCATCCTGCCACAGCTGGACAGTACCCTTTTGCTTGTACTTCAACAAGAGCTTATCTTTGTGTAAGATTAGAACATCAACCAGCAACTGATTTGGTCTTAGTTGCCAGCCCCAACGGGCCACACCTGAGGCTTATGAAACAAGCCATGGCATTGGTGATCTTCTCACTGCGAGCCGTGGACCGTTTGGCCATTGTCACCTACTCTTCTGCGGCTGCACGTATGTTTCCCCTCAAGCGCATGACTTCCTATGGGAAAAGAACAGCATTACAAGTCATTGATCGGCTTTTTCATACAGGACCTGCAAATCCAATTGTAGGCCTAAAGAAAGGGGTGAAAGTACTCAGTGATCGTGTCTACAGAAACCCGGAGTCTTGTATTCTGCACCTCTCGGATGGTCCGACCAGGTCCTACCATAGCTTCAGCACAGAAGTTCCCGTGAGAATATATCGCTTTCATGTAGGGTTCGGTTTCGGCACTTTGAATGGATTTGTCATGCACGAGTTTGAGGAATTTCTTGCCAGAATGTTGGGCGGGGCAATCAAGGAGATACGGCTAAAAATCAAGGAGGATGCTCGGGTTATAAAGCTTGGAGAACTAAGGGGTGGTGAAGAAAGAAGGATACCACTAATATTGCGAAAATGTGGGCATGTCTGCGTGGAATATAGCTACGTTGACAGTGGAATTGATGAATGCAGCAAGACTGGGGAAATTGTAGTCGGGATTCCAGATCAAAGTGAAAGGAATGACGGCTTAGATTCTGTTGCGAGCATGGGTGGGAGGACAAGCAGTGCGGAGAGCTGGGACTACCATGACTCTTTCATGGCTAGAAGATGGGCCAAGCATTTGCACGGAAACAGGCCACTGTATCCTACCATATATTCATCATAG
- the LOC113708944 gene encoding E3 ubiquitin-protein ligase WAV3 isoform X4: MLSMYLPIHPAATFLSPQLPLRAQSAPMGPQTKQFPPPTLLFLLSICTICLDPLNCSSGSNPCPAIFTAQCSHAFHFACISSNVCHGSMTCPICRAHWTQLPRNLDSHCSLQSNQSDPILQILDDSIASFRVHRRSFLLSAHYDDDDPVEPDHASDHQRLHISLLPFHLAHPDIHLCAHTNSGVSVGHSRDISLQHQLTSPSHLMVQSSLVPAEHPATAGQYPFACTSTRAYLCVRLEHQPATDLVLVASPNGPHLRLMKQAMALVIFSLRAVDRLAIVTYSSAAARMFPLKRMTSYGKRTALQVIDRLFHTGPANPIVGLKKGVKVLSDRVYRNPESCILHLSDGPTRSYHSFSTEVPVRIYRFHVGFGFGTLNGFVMHEFEEFLARMLGGAIKEIRLKIKEDARVIKLGELRGGEERRIPLILRKCGHVCVEYSYVDSGIDECSKTGEIVVGIPDQSERNDGLDSVASMGGRTSSAESWDYHDSFMARRWAKHLHGNRPLYPTIYSS, encoded by the exons ATGCTCTCCAT GTATCTTCCGATTCACCCTGCTGCTACCTTTTTAAGCCCGCAATTACCTCTCCGCGCCCAATCTGCTCCAATGGGACCTCAGACCAAGCAGTTTCCACCACCAACACTACTATTTCTGCTA AGCATTTGTACGATCTGTCTGGATCCTTTGAATTGCAGCTCAGGCAGCAACCCGTGCCCAGCTATATTCACCGCACAATGCTCTCATGCATTTCACTTTGCCTGCATCTCTTCCAATGTTTGCCATGGTAGCATGACCTGCCCAATTTGCCGTGCCCATTGGACACAGCTTCCTCGTAATTTAGATTCACATTGCTCCCTCCAAAGCAACCAGTCTGATCCCATTCTCCAGATCCTTGATGACTCTATCGCTAGTTTTCGGGTTCACAGACGCTCCTTTCTACTCTCTGCTCACTATGATGACGATGATCCAGTAGAGCCTGACCATGCATCAGACCATCAGCGTCTCCACATCTCTTTGTTACCTTTCCATCTAGCTCATCCTGACATTCACTTGTGCGCACATACGAATTCTGGGGTTAGTGTAGGTCATTCTCGTGATATTTCATTACAGCATCAATTGACTAGTCCCTCACATTTGATGGTACAATCATCACTTGTACCAGCAGAGCATCCTGCCACAGCTGGACAGTACCCTTTTGCTTGTACTTCAACAAGAGCTTATCTTTGTGTAAGATTAGAACATCAACCAGCAACTGATTTGGTCTTAGTTGCCAGCCCCAACGGGCCACACCTGAGGCTTATGAAACAAGCCATGGCATTGGTGATCTTCTCACTGCGAGCCGTGGACCGTTTGGCCATTGTCACCTACTCTTCTGCGGCTGCACGTATGTTTCCCCTCAAGCGCATGACTTCCTATGGGAAAAGAACAGCATTACAAGTCATTGATCGGCTTTTTCATACAGGACCTGCAAATCCAATTGTAGGCCTAAAGAAAGGGGTGAAAGTACTCAGTGATCGTGTCTACAGAAACCCGGAGTCTTGTATTCTGCACCTCTCGGATGGTCCGACCAGGTCCTACCATAGCTTCAGCACAGAAGTTCCCGTGAGAATATATCGCTTTCATGTAGGGTTCGGTTTCGGCACTTTGAATGGATTTGTCATGCACGAGTTTGAGGAATTTCTTGCCAGAATGTTGGGCGGGGCAATCAAGGAGATACGGCTAAAAATCAAGGAGGATGCTCGGGTTATAAAGCTTGGAGAACTAAGGGGTGGTGAAGAAAGAAGGATACCACTAATATTGCGAAAATGTGGGCATGTCTGCGTGGAATATAGCTACGTTGACAGTGGAATTGATGAATGCAGCAAGACTGGGGAAATTGTAGTCGGGATTCCAGATCAAAGTGAAAGGAATGACGGCTTAGATTCTGTTGCGAGCATGGGTGGGAGGACAAGCAGTGCGGAGAGCTGGGACTACCATGACTCTTTCATGGCTAGAAGATGGGCCAAGCATTTGCACGGAAACAGGCCACTGTATCCTACCATATATTCATCATAG
- the LOC113708944 gene encoding E3 ubiquitin-protein ligase WAV3 isoform X3, whose amino-acid sequence MYLPIHPAATFLSPQLPLRAQSAPMGPQTKQFPPPTLLFLLSICTICLDPLNCSSGSNPCPAIFTAQCSHAFHFACISSNVCHGSMTCPICRAHWTQLPRNLDSHCSLQSNQSDPILQILDDSIASFRVHRRSFLLSAHYDDDDPVEPDHASDHQRLHISLLPFHLAHPDIHLCAHTNSGVSVGHSRDISLQHQLTSPSHLMVQSSLVPAEHPATAGQYPFACTSTRAYLCVRLEHQPATDLVLVASPNGPHLRLMKQAMALVIFSLRAVDRLAIVTYSSAAARMFPLKRMTSYGKRTALQVIDRLFHTGPANPIVGLKKGVKVLSDRVYRNPESCILHLSDGPTRSYHSFSTEVPVRIYRFHVGFGFGTLNGFVMHEFEEFLARMLGGAIKEIRLKIKEDARVIKLGELRGGEERRIPLILRKCGHVCVEYSYVDSGIDECSKTGEIVVGIPDQSERNDGLDSVASMGGRTSSAESWDYHDSFMARRWAKHLHGNRPLYPTIYSS is encoded by the exons AT GTATCTTCCGATTCACCCTGCTGCTACCTTTTTAAGCCCGCAATTACCTCTCCGCGCCCAATCTGCTCCAATGGGACCTCAGACCAAGCAGTTTCCACCACCAACACTACTATTTCTGCTA AGCATTTGTACGATCTGTCTGGATCCTTTGAATTGCAGCTCAGGCAGCAACCCGTGCCCAGCTATATTCACCGCACAATGCTCTCATGCATTTCACTTTGCCTGCATCTCTTCCAATGTTTGCCATGGTAGCATGACCTGCCCAATTTGCCGTGCCCATTGGACACAGCTTCCTCGTAATTTAGATTCACATTGCTCCCTCCAAAGCAACCAGTCTGATCCCATTCTCCAGATCCTTGATGACTCTATCGCTAGTTTTCGGGTTCACAGACGCTCCTTTCTACTCTCTGCTCACTATGATGACGATGATCCAGTAGAGCCTGACCATGCATCAGACCATCAGCGTCTCCACATCTCTTTGTTACCTTTCCATCTAGCTCATCCTGACATTCACTTGTGCGCACATACGAATTCTGGGGTTAGTGTAGGTCATTCTCGTGATATTTCATTACAGCATCAATTGACTAGTCCCTCACATTTGATGGTACAATCATCACTTGTACCAGCAGAGCATCCTGCCACAGCTGGACAGTACCCTTTTGCTTGTACTTCAACAAGAGCTTATCTTTGTGTAAGATTAGAACATCAACCAGCAACTGATTTGGTCTTAGTTGCCAGCCCCAACGGGCCACACCTGAGGCTTATGAAACAAGCCATGGCATTGGTGATCTTCTCACTGCGAGCCGTGGACCGTTTGGCCATTGTCACCTACTCTTCTGCGGCTGCACGTATGTTTCCCCTCAAGCGCATGACTTCCTATGGGAAAAGAACAGCATTACAAGTCATTGATCGGCTTTTTCATACAGGACCTGCAAATCCAATTGTAGGCCTAAAGAAAGGGGTGAAAGTACTCAGTGATCGTGTCTACAGAAACCCGGAGTCTTGTATTCTGCACCTCTCGGATGGTCCGACCAGGTCCTACCATAGCTTCAGCACAGAAGTTCCCGTGAGAATATATCGCTTTCATGTAGGGTTCGGTTTCGGCACTTTGAATGGATTTGTCATGCACGAGTTTGAGGAATTTCTTGCCAGAATGTTGGGCGGGGCAATCAAGGAGATACGGCTAAAAATCAAGGAGGATGCTCGGGTTATAAAGCTTGGAGAACTAAGGGGTGGTGAAGAAAGAAGGATACCACTAATATTGCGAAAATGTGGGCATGTCTGCGTGGAATATAGCTACGTTGACAGTGGAATTGATGAATGCAGCAAGACTGGGGAAATTGTAGTCGGGATTCCAGATCAAAGTGAAAGGAATGACGGCTTAGATTCTGTTGCGAGCATGGGTGGGAGGACAAGCAGTGCGGAGAGCTGGGACTACCATGACTCTTTCATGGCTAGAAGATGGGCCAAGCATTTGCACGGAAACAGGCCACTGTATCCTACCATATATTCATCATAG